The Lycium barbarum isolate Lr01 chromosome 10, ASM1917538v2, whole genome shotgun sequence genome includes a region encoding these proteins:
- the LOC132612597 gene encoding mediator of RNA polymerase II transcription subunit 15a isoform X1, with protein sequence MDGNNWRGTQQGQAGDVAGAPTGAPTGTMDSGEWRTQLLPDSRQRIVNKIMETLKRHLPVSGQEGVQELKKIAIRFEEKIYNAATSQQDYLRKISLKMLTMETKSQPNAANGGQSAPGPGSHSIQSQVNSQAQQLPVLANQNQTRQPLMQQNIQNNMASTGLQNSASLTPALPPVSNLTQGNMQNVGGQNPNLQTMPNVGQSSVGSAIGQGMPPNMVPNSQRQMQMQGRQQQVLSQQQQQQSQTTQQYLYQQQLQQQMMKQKFQPGNTSQSLMQSHMQQQQQQPQDQQQQQQQQQNLLQPTQTQPSQQAMMQPSSMQSTSLSNLQQNQQSAVQQSTQSVLHQRQQSVMRQQAPMLHQQQSSMLQQPILPAQQHQQQQQQQQQQLIAQQTNVANLQQNQLMGQQNPMPDVQQRLVGQQNNYNSLQQQQQFNQQNNFQNMHQQQLGSQSNIAGVQQQQLSGSQQPGNSGLTSNQHPIHMLQQSKVPGQQQMLQGATTLLPSQGQQSQSQPAQQQMMSQSQSQPGQLQPPLGLQQQTNQLQREMQQRLQTSAPLLQQQNAMEQQKQLYQSQRAAPEASSTSLDSTAQTGNANAVDWQEEVYQKIKSMKEMYLSELNDLYQKIATKVQQHDSLPQRPQNEQIEKLKMFKMTLERIVLFLRLNKHEIQLSHKEKLHSVEKHISFFLSSNRPRKPASSPLQGQLPQSSMQLQQPQSLDGQTNPSMQPVQGSMAAMQQNNLTNLQHNSLSGVSTISNSQQHMINTGQPGSSVDLGQGNSLNSLQQVATSSLQQNPVNSPQQVNISSLSSQSGSNPVQANLGSLQQNSNALQQSLPKQHEQQMLQNQQLRQQYHQRQQMQHHIFQRQQLMQQQQAKQQQTAQLPAHQMSQLHQMTDANDLKMRQQMGMKAGVLQQQQSVGQRVGSHHPQLKSGISSPQVHQALSPQVTQHPSPQIDQQNMLASLTKAGTPLQSTSSPFVVPSPSTPLAPSPMPGDSEKVSAGLASHSIAGNIMHQQATAASAPAQSLAIGTPGISASPLLAEFTPLDGTHANGSAADSGKSSVEQPLERLMKVVKNMSAKALNSSVSDISSVVSMMDRIAGSAPGNGSRAAVGEDLVAMTKCRLQARNYFTQDGPTGTKKMKRYTTSNVVSSNGSVNDSFWQLNFSEASELESTATSDVKKSRAEVNHALVEEIHKINLQLIDTVVKISDEGIDPSALAAATEGGEGTTVKCSFTAVSLSSSLKAQYASAQMSPIQPLRLLVPVNYPNCSPILLDKFPVEISKEYEDLSMKAKSRFSVSLRSLSQPMCLKDIAKTWDVCARAVICEYAQQSGGGTFSSKYGSWENISSAA encoded by the exons atggaTGGGAATAATTGGAGGGGCACACAACAAGGTCAAGCCGGTGATGTTGCCGGAGCTCCGACCGGGGCTCCTACTGGAACTATGGATTCCGGTGAATGGCGGACTCAACTATTACCCGATTCTCGTCAAAGGATTGTTAACAAGAT AATGGAGACCTTAAAGAGGCATCTTCCTGTCTCTGGGCAAGAAGGCGTACAAGAACTCAAGAAAATTGCAATAAGGTTTGAAGAAAAGATATATAATGCTGCTACAAGTCAG CAAGATTATCTGCGGAAAATATCTTTAAAGATGCTGACCATGGAGACAAAATCTCAGCCCAATGCTGCAAATGGTGGTCAGAGTGCCCCGGGCCCAG GATCCCACAGCATACAGTCCCAAGTTAACAGCCAAGCACAGCAACTTCCTGTACTGGCCAATCAAAATCAAACACGACAACCACTGATGCAGCAAAACATTCAGAACAACATGGCATCAACTGGGCTGCAAAATTCTGCTAGTTTGACTCCTGCACTTCCTCCTGTGAGTAATTTGACGCAGGGTAACATGCAAAATGTTGGGGGCCAGAATCCAAATTTGCAAACTATGCCAAATGTTGGTCAAAGCTCAGTAGGAAGTGCCATTGGTCAAGGCATGCCTCCCAATATGGTTCCTAATTCTCAGAGGCAGATGCAGATGCAGGGAAGACAACAACAGGTTCTTTCTCAACAGCAACAGCAGCAGTCACAGACAACACAGCAATATCTTTACCAGCAGCAGCTGCAGCAGCAGATGATGAAGCAGAAATTTCAGCCGGGAAACACTTCACAGTCCTTGATGCAATCTCACATgcagcaacagcagcagcagccgcaggaccagcagcagcagcaacaacagcaACAGAACCTTCTACAGCCTACTCAGACACAACCTTCTCAGCAAGCTATGATGCAACCTTCTTCAATGCAATCTACTTCTTTGTCTAACCTTCAGCAAAATCAACAGTCTGCCGTTCAACAGTCAACGCAATCTGTACTTCACCAACGGCAACAATCAGTTATGAGACAGCAGGCTCCCatgcttcatcaacaacaatcgTCAATGCTACAGCAACCAATTTTACCAGCGCAACAGCATCAACAACAGCAACAGCAACAGCAACAGCAGCTGATTGCACAACAGACAAATGTTGCAAACCTCCAGCAGAACCAACTGATGGGCCAACAGAATCCGATGCCTGATGTGCAGCAGAGGCTAGTGGGCCAACAGAACAACTATAACAGtctgcagcagcagcagcagtttaATCAGCAAAACAACTTTCAAAATATGCATCAGCAGCAGTTGGGGTCTCAAAGTAATATTGCTGGGGTCCAGCAGCAACAGTTGTCTGGAAGTCAACAACCTGGTAACTCTGGCTTGACGTCTAATCAGCACCCTatccatatgttgcaacaatcaAAAGTTCCTGGACAACAACAAATGCTGCAGGGTGCTACAACCTTGTTACCAAGTCAAGGTCAACAATCGCAGTCGCAGCCAGCACAACAGCAAATGATGTCTCAGAGTCAATCACAACCAGGACAGTTACAACCACCTTTGGGTTTGCAGCAACAGACGAATCAATTGCAAAGGGAAATGCAACAGAGGCTTCAAACATCTGCTCCCTTGCTTCAACAGCAGAATGCAATGGAACAGCAGAAGCAGCTATATCAATCACAAAGAGCCGCACCAGAAGCCTCATCAA CATCTTTAGATTCTACAGCTCAGACGGGAAATGCAAATGCAGTTGATTGGCAGGAGGAGGTTTACCAAAAG ATAAAGTCTATGAAGGAGATGTATTTGTCAGAGCTCAATGATCTATACCAGAAAATTGCTACTAAAGTGCAGCAG CATGATTCTCTTCCTCAGCGTCCTCAAAACGAGCAAATTGAAAAGCTCAAGATGTTCAAGATGACACTGGAACGCATTGTGCTTTTCTTGCGGCTTAACAAGCATGAAATTCAACTTTCTCACAAGGAGAAACTGCATTCGGTTGAGAAGCACATAAGTTTCTTTCTTAGTTCCAATAGGCCGCGCAAGCCTGCTTCTTCTCCACTGCAGGGGCAACTTCCTCAGTCTTCCATGCAGCTTCAGCAACCACAGTCTCTTGATGGTCAAACTAATCCATCGATGCAACCCGTACAGGGTTCCATGGCGGCAATGCAGCAGAACAATCTCACCAACTTGCAACATAATTCCTTGTCTGGCGTGTCGACAATTTCCAACTCTCAGCAACATATGATAAATACAGGACAGCCTGGTTCCAGTGTGGATTTGGGACAGGGTAATTCATTGAACTCACTGCAGCAGGTGGCTACCAGCTCTTTACAACAGAATCCTGTTAACAGTCCTCAACAAGTTAACATAAGCTCATTAAGTTCACAAAGTGGATCGAACCCTGTGCAGGCAAACCTCGGTTCCCTACAGCAAAATTCAAACGCCTTGCAACAGTCGCTTCCTAAACAGCACGAGCAGCAAATGTTGCAGAACCAGCAATTAAGACAGCAGTACCACCAGCGGCAGCAGATGCAGCACCATATTTTTCAGAGACAGCAGTTAATGCAACAGCAGCAAGCAAAGCAACAGCAGACTGCGCAATTGCCAGCTCACCAGATGTCGCAGCTTCACCAGATGACTGATGCTAATGACCTAAAGATGAGGCAGCAAATGGGAATGAAAGCAGGAGTTTTACAGCAACAGCAGTCAGTTGGCCAGCGTGTTGGATCTCATCATCCGCAATTGAAGTCGGGAATATCTTCACCTCAAGTCCATCAGGCACTATCTCCTCAGGTTACCCAACATCCTTCTCCTCAAATTGACCAACAAAATATGTTGGCATCTCTTACCAAAGCGGGGACTCCTCTCCAATCCACAAGCTCACCATTTGTTGTCCCATCTCCTTCAACTCCCTTGGCTCCATCTCCAATGCCAGGGGATTCTGAAAAAGTTAGTGCTGGCCTTGCGTCACATTCCATAGCTGGAAATATAATGCATCAGCAAGCTACTGCTGCTTCTGCACCTGCCCAATCCCTTGCAATTGGTACTCCTGGGATATCAGCCTCACCTTTGCTTGCAGAGTTTACTCCTCTAGATGGTACACATGCCAATGGCTCAGCTGCTGATTCTGGCAAGTCAAGTGTTGAACAACCACTGGAACGTTTGATGAAAGTG GTTAAAAACATGTCCGCCAAAGCATTGAATTCGTCTGTTAGTGACATCAGTTCGGTGGTCAGTATGATGGATCGAATAGCAGGATCTGCACCAGGAAATGGATCAAGAGCAGCTGTTGGCGAAGATTTGGTTGCCATGACCAAATGTCGTCTCCAAGCGAGAAACTACTTTACGCAGGATGGACCTACAGGAACAAAGAAAATGAAGCGATATACAACTTCCAACGTTGTTTCATCAAACGGCAGTGTAAATGATAGTTTCTGGCAGTTGAATTTTTCTGAAGCATCTGAGTTAGAGTCAACAGCAACATCCGATGTCAAAAAATCTAGGGCAGAG GTTAATCATGCACTGGTTGAAGAGATACATAAAATCAATCTGCAACTTATTGACACTGTTGTAAAGATTAGTGACGAAGGTATTGATCCAAGTGCTCTTGCAGCTGCAACAGAGGGCGGTGAAGGCACTACTGTTAAGTGTTCCTTCACTGCCGTTTCGTTGAGTTCAAGCTTAAAAGCACAGTATGCTTCAGCGCAGATG TCTCCAATTCAGCCTTTGAGATTGCTCGTTCCAGTTAATTATCCGAACTGCTCTCCAATTTTGTTGGACAAGTTTCCAGTTGAAATCAG TAAGGAGTATGAAGATCTATCCATGAAGGCCAAATCAAGGTTTAGCGTTTCTCTGCGAAGTCTTTCACAGCCGATGTGTCTAAAAGACATAGCCAAGACTTGGGATGTTTGTGCCCGTGCTGTAATTTGTGAGTATGCGCAGCAAAGTGGTGGAGGAACCTTCAGCTCGAAGTACGGGTCTTGGGAGAATATTTCGAGTGCAGCATGA